A genome region from Microbacterium profundi includes the following:
- a CDS encoding IS3 family transposase (programmed frameshift) — protein MSLSSPVAVVAADDGVVSAPSIPDGPTRRRSFSPGQKLQYLSEYEVACETGEGAGYLRRHGLYSSLISEWRKQRDAGLLEGKNPGEAVGRPSAAQAENARLKAQLRKAEVELSMTRTALEIMGKAPRALGADLQERGHRPAAREALMNTYVELAAADVPTRQAAALTGVARATATRAASRARRPDPEPPSARPAPANKLSSVERSLVLSTLNSDEFVDKPPLQIYPILLERGEYVGSVSTMYRVLREHTQVRERRRLATHPPRKVPELIATAVGQVYTWDITKLAGPVKGTYYDAYVMIDIFSRYIVGAIVHACEDGLLAKEMMTDAFGIHGTPEVVHSDGGPSMTSKTVRTLLADLGVTASRSRPHVSNDNPYSEALFKTMKYLPVFPDRFVSLAHARQFLDEFVHAYNHHHRHTGIGMHTPADVHYGHADAIDRDRDATLEAARRAHPERFTTRQTRPKILDRDPAAWINQPPTDEIQLAA, from the exons ATGAGTTTGAGTTCCCCGGTCGCGGTCGTCGCGGCCGATGATGGAGTCGTGAGCGCACCCTCGATCCCGGACGGGCCGACGCGTCGGCGTTCGTTCTCGCCGGGCCAGAAGTTGCAGTACCTGTCCGAGTACGAGGTCGCGTGCGAGACGGGTGAGGGCGCGGGATACCTGCGCCGACATGGCCTGTACTCGTCGCTGATCTCGGAGTGGCGCAAGCAGCGCGACGCGGGTCTGCTGGAGGGCAAGAACCCCGGCGAAGCGGTCGGTCGTCCCAGCGCCGCGCAGGCCGAGAACGCCCGGTTGAAGGCGCAACTGCGGAAGGCCGAGGTGGAGTTGTCGATGACGCGGACGGCGTTGGAGATCATGGGAAAAGCGC CACGCGCTCTTGGGGCAGATCTCCAAGAGCGCGGACACCGACCCGCGGCGCGGGAAGCGCTCATGAACACCTACGTCGAACTGGCCGCCGCGGACGTGCCGACCCGGCAGGCGGCAGCCCTGACCGGCGTGGCGCGTGCGACCGCGACCCGCGCCGCCTCCCGCGCACGCCGACCGGACCCCGAGCCGCCGTCGGCTCGTCCTGCCCCAGCGAACAAGCTCTCGAGCGTCGAGCGGTCGCTGGTGCTGTCCACGCTCAACAGTGACGAGTTCGTCGACAAGCCGCCGTTGCAGATCTATCCCATCCTGCTCGAGCGCGGCGAATACGTGGGCTCGGTCTCGACCATGTATCGGGTGCTGCGCGAGCACACGCAGGTACGGGAGCGGCGCCGGCTCGCGACCCATCCGCCGCGGAAGGTGCCGGAGCTGATCGCGACCGCCGTCGGGCAGGTCTATACCTGGGACATCACGAAACTCGCCGGCCCTGTCAAAGGCACGTACTACGACGCGTACGTGATGATCGACATCTTCTCCCGCTACATCGTCGGCGCCATCGTGCACGCCTGCGAGGACGGCCTACTCGCCAAGGAGATGATGACCGACGCGTTCGGGATCCACGGCACCCCCGAGGTCGTGCACTCCGACGGCGGCCCCTCGATGACGTCGAAGACCGTCCGCACCCTGCTCGCCGATCTCGGCGTGACCGCGTCCCGCTCCCGACCGCACGTGTCCAATGACAACCCCTACTCCGAAGCGCTGTTCAAGACGATGAAGTACCTGCCCGTCTTCCCCGACCGGTTCGTCTCCCTCGCCCACGCACGGCAGTTCCTGGACGAATTCGTGCACGCCTACAACCACCACCACCGGCACACCGGCATCGGCATGCACACGCCCGCCGACGTGCACTACGGGCACGCCGACGCCATCGACCGCGACCGAGACGCCACACTCGAGGCCGCCCGCCGCGCCCACCCCGAACGGTTCACGACGCGACAGACGCGACCGAAGATCCTCGACCGAGACCCGGCCGCGTGGATCAACCAGCCACCAACCGACGAGATCCAACTCGCCGCCTAA
- a CDS encoding helix-turn-helix domain-containing protein: MKEMDYVWHLRAKMAEQGMFATTDLQPRLAERGVSLSREQTYRLVTGHPQRLSMSILIALCDILGCTPNDLIEPRIVEASNQKVAGETLSPKSRVTARRTTINRPGTTP; encoded by the coding sequence ATGAAGGAAATGGACTACGTCTGGCACCTGCGCGCCAAGATGGCCGAGCAGGGCATGTTTGCTACGACGGATCTGCAGCCACGCCTCGCTGAGCGCGGTGTCTCGCTCTCCCGGGAGCAGACCTACCGACTCGTCACCGGACATCCTCAACGGCTGAGCATGTCGATACTCATCGCACTGTGCGACATCCTGGGATGCACGCCCAATGACCTCATCGAGCCTCGCATCGTGGAGGCCTCGAACCAGAAGGTGGCGGGGGAGACCCTGTCGCCGAAGAGTCGGGTGACGGCGCGGCGCACGACGATCAACCGCCCCGGAACTACGCCGTGA
- a CDS encoding IS256 family transposase, whose translation MDAISPEREERRRRQKELADQLKASGAMDEIFAKIDAGEPLTGEHGMLGGMLKAALERGLDAELTEHVGYDRGDAEASLYPNSRNGSTPKTVSTEIGDIELAVPRDRNGSFTPMLVPKGQRRLDGLDGMIISLYAGGMTIRDIQHHLANTIGTELSHETISKITDQVADEVLAWQTRPLESLYPVIYLDAIIVKIRDGGHVRNKAAHIAVGVDMDGIKHVLGIWVQATEGAKFWASVCAELANRGVRDVLIVCCDGLTGFPEAIAATWPEATVQTCVVHLIRAAMRFVNYKDRKAVAAALKPIYQAANEDTALEALEEFSASELGKRYPSAVKSFQDAWDKFTPFLAFPPELRRVIYTTNAIESLNYQLRKITKNRGHFPNDAAAVKLLWLAICDIEDKRAREREKERGLPASKRKASGRLIEGNVTTNWKQALEQLALAYPERINPYL comes from the coding sequence ATGGATGCGATCAGCCCGGAGCGCGAGGAGCGTCGTCGGAGGCAGAAGGAGCTTGCTGATCAGTTGAAGGCGTCGGGAGCGATGGATGAGATCTTCGCGAAGATCGACGCGGGCGAGCCCTTGACGGGCGAGCACGGGATGCTGGGCGGGATGTTGAAGGCGGCGCTGGAGCGGGGGCTGGATGCGGAGCTGACGGAGCATGTCGGCTACGACCGCGGCGATGCCGAGGCGTCGCTGTATCCGAACTCCCGCAATGGGTCGACGCCGAAGACGGTGTCGACCGAGATCGGTGATATCGAGCTTGCGGTCCCGCGCGACCGGAACGGGTCGTTCACGCCGATGCTGGTCCCGAAGGGGCAGCGGCGGCTGGACGGGCTGGATGGGATGATCATCTCGCTTTACGCGGGCGGGATGACGATCCGCGACATTCAGCACCATCTCGCGAACACGATCGGCACCGAGCTCAGCCATGAGACGATCTCGAAGATCACCGACCAGGTCGCCGACGAGGTCCTCGCCTGGCAGACGAGGCCGCTCGAGTCGCTGTATCCGGTGATCTATCTGGACGCGATCATCGTGAAGATCCGCGATGGCGGGCATGTCCGCAACAAGGCCGCTCATATCGCTGTCGGGGTCGACATGGACGGGATCAAGCACGTCCTGGGGATCTGGGTGCAGGCCACCGAGGGTGCGAAGTTCTGGGCGTCGGTGTGCGCCGAACTCGCCAACCGCGGCGTCCGCGACGTGCTGATCGTCTGCTGCGACGGGCTGACCGGGTTCCCCGAGGCGATCGCGGCGACGTGGCCGGAAGCGACCGTGCAGACCTGCGTCGTGCATCTCATCCGGGCTGCGATGCGGTTCGTGAACTACAAGGACCGCAAGGCCGTCGCCGCCGCGCTGAAACCGATCTACCAGGCTGCGAACGAGGACACCGCCCTCGAGGCGCTCGAGGAGTTCAGCGCGTCCGAGCTCGGGAAGCGATACCCGTCGGCGGTGAAATCGTTCCAGGACGCCTGGGACAAGTTCACCCCGTTCCTCGCGTTCCCGCCCGAGCTGCGGCGGGTGATCTACACGACGAACGCGATTGAATCGCTGAACTACCAGCTGCGGAAGATCACCAAGAACCGTGGCCATTTCCCCAACGACGCTGCTGCGGTCAAGCTGCTCTGGCTCGCGATCTGCGACATCGAGGACAAACGAGCCCGCGAACGAGAGAAGGAACGCGGCCTGCCCGCGAGCAAGCGCAAAGCCAGCGGCCGACTCATCGAGGGCAACGTCACGACGAACTGGAAACAAGCCCTTGAGCAACTCGCCCTGGCTTACCCCGAGCGAATCAACCCCTACCTCTGA
- a CDS encoding IS110 family RNA-guided transposase, translating to MHAGSHVVAGVDTHKDTHFAAVITVTGQQVGAAEFPATESGYRALTEFITCHGPLLRAGVEGTNAYGAGLSRHLREVGVPVVEVLRPARQLRRMRGKSDQIDAYAAAQIALADVDTVTAKTSAGTVEAIRVTFAARRSAIKAHSEVITQIKSLLVTAPEPVRAEYRHLATGRLISMLANSRPRVGDDEVAARTRVALKRLATRCRQLDAEIDSHDTDLHDLVSQVNPGILQVHGIAATTAAQLLITAGDNPDRIGSEAAFAMLCGAAPIPASSGKTSRHRLNRGGDRHANSALHQIAKVRLGTDPDTRAYAARLTAAGKSKKDILRCLKRAIARQVFHLITNPPVIEHSDDLRPARQALGLTLANVADALGCSIMKISQLERGTIRDVRFLRHYRAWLTATPELQLAA from the coding sequence ATGCATGCTGGATCGCACGTCGTCGCGGGGGTGGACACGCACAAGGACACCCACTTCGCGGCGGTGATCACCGTCACAGGTCAGCAAGTGGGGGCTGCCGAGTTCCCCGCCACCGAGTCAGGCTACCGGGCGTTGACCGAGTTCATCACCTGCCACGGGCCGCTGCTGCGCGCGGGGGTCGAGGGCACCAACGCCTACGGCGCTGGCCTCTCGCGTCACCTTCGCGAGGTCGGCGTGCCGGTCGTGGAGGTGCTGCGTCCGGCTCGGCAGCTGCGGCGGATGCGCGGCAAGTCTGATCAGATCGACGCCTACGCGGCCGCGCAGATTGCGCTGGCCGACGTGGACACCGTAACCGCGAAGACCAGCGCCGGGACCGTCGAAGCGATCCGGGTGACTTTCGCCGCCCGTCGCAGCGCGATTAAGGCCCACTCTGAGGTGATCACTCAGATCAAGTCGTTACTGGTGACCGCTCCGGAGCCTGTCCGCGCCGAATACCGACACCTGGCCACCGGGCGGCTGATCAGCATGCTGGCGAACTCACGCCCCCGCGTCGGTGACGACGAAGTCGCCGCACGCACCCGCGTCGCGCTCAAACGGCTCGCGACCCGGTGCCGGCAACTGGACGCCGAGATCGACAGTCACGACACCGATCTCCACGACCTCGTCTCGCAGGTCAACCCTGGCATCCTCCAGGTCCACGGCATCGCTGCCACCACGGCTGCGCAACTACTGATCACCGCCGGAGACAACCCCGACCGGATCGGCTCGGAAGCCGCCTTCGCGATGCTCTGCGGCGCCGCGCCGATCCCGGCATCATCGGGCAAGACTAGTCGGCACCGCCTCAATCGCGGCGGCGACCGGCACGCCAACTCCGCGCTGCACCAGATCGCGAAAGTCCGGCTGGGCACCGATCCTGACACGCGCGCCTACGCGGCCAGGCTCACCGCAGCAGGCAAGAGTAAGAAGGACATCCTGCGCTGTCTCAAACGCGCCATCGCCCGACAGGTGTTCCACCTCATCACCAACCCACCGGTGATCGAACACAGCGACGATCTGCGACCGGCCCGTCAGGCACTCGGGCTCACACTCGCGAACGTTGCCGACGCCCTCGGCTGCAGCATCATGAAGATCTCTCAACTCGAACGCGGCACCATCCGCGACGTCCGATTCCTCCGGCACTATCGTGCCTGGCTCACGGCCACACCCGAGCTCCAACTCGCGGCTTGA
- a CDS encoding M4 family metallopeptidase, with the protein MNDSAYGIIPSYLLARLAESGRFPRAADAARQTLLAGRPTFRARIDLSIDEQGDLVAELSDAPNRTISDAQNTETLPGVIVRAEDDPAVDDVSVNQAFDGLGATFEMLLSAFRRNSLDGNGAPLDASVHYGTDYDNAFWDGERMVFGDGDGEVFRGFTGSITVIGHELAHGVIQHTANLEYQGQPGALNESIADVFGALTEQYGEGQTADQATWLIGAGIFTDEVQGKALRSMLEPGTAYDDDELGKDPQSAHMSDFVQTTEDNGGVHINSGIPNRAFALTATALGGNAWERAGLTWYNALTGTLASTASFRDFADATIAAAVDDEVATATRAAWTTVGVLDDARRSPSE; encoded by the coding sequence ATGAACGACAGCGCATACGGCATCATCCCGTCATACCTTCTCGCCCGCCTTGCCGAGTCTGGGCGCTTTCCCCGGGCGGCGGATGCTGCGCGCCAGACCCTGCTCGCCGGGCGTCCGACTTTCCGCGCCCGCATCGACCTGTCCATCGACGAACAGGGCGATCTCGTCGCCGAACTGTCGGATGCGCCGAACCGCACGATCAGCGACGCGCAGAACACCGAGACGCTGCCGGGTGTCATCGTGCGCGCCGAAGATGATCCGGCCGTCGACGACGTCAGCGTGAACCAGGCGTTCGACGGACTCGGGGCGACCTTCGAGATGCTGCTCAGCGCGTTCCGGCGCAACTCCCTCGACGGCAACGGAGCTCCACTGGATGCGTCCGTGCACTACGGCACCGACTACGACAACGCCTTCTGGGACGGCGAGCGCATGGTCTTCGGCGACGGTGACGGCGAGGTGTTCCGCGGCTTCACCGGTTCGATCACCGTCATCGGCCACGAACTCGCGCACGGCGTCATCCAGCACACGGCGAACCTCGAGTACCAGGGCCAGCCCGGCGCGCTGAACGAGTCGATCGCCGACGTGTTCGGCGCTCTCACCGAGCAGTACGGCGAAGGACAGACCGCAGACCAGGCGACCTGGCTGATCGGCGCAGGCATCTTCACCGACGAGGTTCAAGGCAAAGCTCTGCGGTCGATGCTCGAACCCGGCACCGCATACGACGACGACGAGCTCGGCAAGGATCCGCAGTCGGCGCACATGAGCGACTTCGTGCAGACGACGGAGGACAACGGCGGCGTGCACATCAACTCCGGCATCCCGAACCGCGCGTTCGCGCTCACTGCGACGGCTCTCGGCGGCAACGCATGGGAGCGTGCCGGCCTCACCTGGTACAACGCCCTGACCGGCACGCTGGCGAGCACGGCGAGCTTCCGGGATTTCGCCGATGCCACGATCGCCGCCGCCGTCGACGACGAAGTCGCAACAGCCACTCGCGCAGCATGGACCACCGTGGGAGTCTTGGATGATGCGCGACGCAGCCCCTCCGAGTGA
- a CDS encoding protealysin inhibitor emfourin: MRDAAPPSDAAPPSDPDAEPGFRIVVIRTGGVAGIRRRWHVEPPRDEESRWIELIDRCPWEAPAPTPPGADRYVWSIRARTPEMRRERDLPESALDGPWRQLVDAVRAAAAD, from the coding sequence ATGCGCGACGCAGCCCCTCCGAGTGACGCAGCCCCTCCGAGTGATCCGGACGCGGAGCCCGGCTTCCGCATCGTCGTGATCCGCACAGGTGGTGTCGCCGGCATCCGTCGGCGCTGGCATGTAGAACCGCCACGCGACGAGGAGTCGCGCTGGATCGAATTGATCGATCGCTGTCCGTGGGAGGCCCCGGCCCCCACGCCGCCCGGTGCGGACCGGTATGTCTGGAGCATCCGGGCCCGCACCCCCGAGATGCGACGCGAACGCGATCTGCCGGAGTCGGCGCTCGACGGACCATGGCGCCAGCTCGTCGATGCCGTGCGCGCCGCTGCGGCAGACTGA
- a CDS encoding mechanosensitive ion channel family protein, with the protein MPSFFGVTASVSSNLDWAAWVETIVALLIAVAIVAVVVIGVRFVAARARGRSAWIGELERRIRTPGMILAFLIAVWITCAVTAPSALSWWPVLQRVLLIAVVLVGAWLLSTVVTFGMERLMQYDSRRDATSPEARRRQTQLTVLNRLVVVLISIIAIGAVLFSFPEVRAVGTSILASAGVVSIIAGLAAQSTLGNLIAGVQIAFTDAIRVGDVVVIEGEWGRIGEINLSYVVVYIWDERRLILPCTYFTSKPVESWTRRSDKILGTVYMDLDWRVPVDAVREKFMEIIEASDAWDRRSANVLVTGSEGGHVTLRFKISAANSDDQWDLRCLVREKIMTWLQQEHPESLPVTRVMLEPRPAP; encoded by the coding sequence ATGCCTTCTTTCTTCGGCGTTACTGCGTCCGTCAGTTCGAACCTGGACTGGGCCGCGTGGGTGGAGACGATCGTCGCCCTGCTCATCGCTGTCGCGATCGTGGCGGTGGTCGTCATCGGAGTACGGTTCGTGGCGGCGCGCGCCCGCGGGCGCTCGGCCTGGATCGGCGAACTCGAACGCCGCATCCGCACGCCGGGGATGATCCTGGCGTTCCTGATCGCGGTGTGGATCACGTGCGCCGTCACCGCTCCGTCTGCGCTGTCGTGGTGGCCGGTACTGCAGCGCGTCCTGCTGATCGCCGTCGTGCTCGTCGGCGCATGGCTGCTGTCGACGGTCGTCACATTCGGCATGGAACGACTCATGCAGTACGACAGCAGGCGCGACGCGACCAGCCCTGAGGCGCGACGGCGCCAGACCCAGTTGACTGTGCTGAACCGTCTCGTGGTCGTCCTGATCTCGATCATCGCGATCGGAGCGGTGCTGTTCTCGTTCCCCGAAGTCAGGGCTGTGGGCACCAGCATCCTCGCCTCTGCCGGCGTCGTCAGCATCATCGCCGGCCTCGCGGCGCAGTCGACGCTCGGCAACCTCATCGCCGGTGTGCAGATCGCCTTCACCGACGCGATCCGTGTCGGAGACGTCGTCGTGATCGAGGGGGAGTGGGGGCGCATCGGCGAGATCAACCTGTCGTACGTGGTCGTCTACATCTGGGACGAGCGGCGACTCATCCTGCCCTGCACGTACTTCACGTCGAAGCCGGTTGAGAGCTGGACGCGCAGATCCGACAAGATCCTCGGCACCGTCTACATGGACCTCGACTGGCGGGTGCCTGTGGATGCTGTGCGCGAGAAGTTCATGGAGATCATCGAGGCCTCAGACGCCTGGGACCGGCGCTCGGCGAACGTGCTCGTGACCGGATCCGAAGGCGGCCATGTCACGCTGCGCTTCAAGATCTCGGCCGCGAACTCTGACGACCAGTGGGATCTGCGCTGCCTCGTGCGGGAGAAGATCATGACGTGGCTGCAGCAGGAGCATCCGGAGTCTCTGCCCGTCACCCGAGTGATGCTGGAGCCGCGCCCCGCACCTTGA
- a CDS encoding VOC family protein, which produces MSQKIIPNLWFNQNADEAGAFYTDVFPGATAIIGARYPDDVPDWQADFSGKTLTVDLVIDEYLLTLINAGDEFRPNASVSFMLNFDPLRFDGDRNAARASLDETWAKLSDGGAVRMELGEYPFSPRYGWVEDRYGVNWQLLLANPEGEPRPFLIPQLMFCGPVQNKAREAAEFYTSLFPDGEVGFIAEYPTQTGPADAGSVMFGEFLLAGQWFSMMDSAVEQDVTFDCGVSLEVRVVDQTELDRYWDALTTAPEAEVCGWLADKYGLSWQIVPENMGELMQRPGAYEKMMQMKKLIIADF; this is translated from the coding sequence ATGTCGCAGAAGATCATCCCGAACCTCTGGTTCAACCAGAACGCCGACGAAGCCGGCGCGTTCTACACCGACGTGTTCCCCGGTGCCACGGCGATCATCGGCGCACGGTACCCCGATGACGTGCCCGACTGGCAGGCGGACTTCAGCGGCAAGACCCTGACGGTCGACCTCGTCATCGACGAATACCTGCTCACGTTGATCAATGCCGGAGACGAGTTCCGCCCGAACGCGTCGGTGTCGTTCATGCTGAACTTCGATCCGCTGCGCTTCGACGGCGACCGCAATGCCGCGCGCGCCAGCCTCGATGAGACCTGGGCGAAGCTGTCCGACGGCGGTGCCGTGCGGATGGAACTCGGCGAGTACCCGTTCAGCCCGCGCTACGGCTGGGTCGAGGATCGCTATGGCGTGAACTGGCAACTGCTGCTGGCGAACCCCGAGGGAGAGCCGCGACCGTTCCTGATCCCGCAGCTGATGTTCTGCGGCCCGGTGCAGAACAAGGCGCGCGAGGCGGCGGAGTTCTACACCTCATTGTTCCCGGACGGCGAGGTCGGCTTCATCGCCGAGTACCCGACGCAGACCGGTCCGGCGGATGCCGGCAGCGTGATGTTCGGCGAGTTCCTGCTTGCCGGGCAGTGGTTCTCGATGATGGATTCGGCCGTCGAGCAGGACGTCACATTCGACTGCGGGGTCTCGCTCGAGGTGCGCGTCGTCGATCAGACGGAGCTGGACCGCTACTGGGACGCGCTGACCACCGCGCCCGAGGCGGAGGTCTGCGGCTGGCTCGCCGACAAGTACGGCCTCAGCTGGCAGATCGTTCCGGAGAACATGGGCGAACTCATGCAACGCCCTGGTGCGTACGAGAAGATGATGCAGATGAAGAAGCTCATCATCGCCGACTTCTGA
- a CDS encoding FAD-dependent oxidoreductase, whose amino-acid sequence MTTHIDTDCVIVGGGPAGLMMALLLLRQGLEVTVAEKHADFLRDFRGDTIHPSTQDLLAELGLLDEFLARPHDDMPRVRLSWQGTELTLADFTRLPTRRKVMTFMPQWDFLDLLADTAAQHPGFRLLRSTRIDGLIRESTRITGVTGSGPDGDVTIRARLVVDASGRDSDIRAAAGLTPTGSAAAMDVLWFRLTRRDGEVYPFIQAGDGMIITIDRGDFFQIAHVIPAGTWTGSDGDVVKMRERIARISPRMADAVATVTADDVHLLRVRLERLCRWYAEGMLCIGDSAHAMSPAGGVGINLAIQDAVAAARILGPVLRARPPRAKDLRRVQRRRTWPVRLTQFVQRRLQGPLIASRAPGASLPFPLRMLRDHPRLTYLTGRFVGLGARPESID is encoded by the coding sequence ATGACCACCCACATCGACACAGACTGCGTGATCGTCGGCGGTGGCCCCGCCGGGCTCATGATGGCGCTCCTGCTACTGCGCCAGGGTCTCGAGGTCACCGTCGCCGAGAAGCACGCCGACTTCCTCCGTGACTTCCGCGGCGACACCATCCACCCCTCCACCCAGGACCTGCTCGCAGAACTCGGCCTGCTCGACGAGTTCCTCGCCCGACCGCACGACGACATGCCCCGCGTGCGCCTGAGCTGGCAAGGCACCGAGCTCACCCTCGCCGACTTCACCCGACTGCCCACTCGCCGCAAGGTCATGACGTTCATGCCGCAGTGGGACTTCCTCGACCTGCTCGCAGACACAGCGGCGCAGCATCCGGGATTCCGCCTGCTCCGCTCGACGCGGATCGACGGGCTCATCCGTGAAAGCACCCGCATCACGGGCGTCACCGGATCCGGCCCAGACGGCGACGTCACCATCCGCGCACGCCTCGTCGTCGACGCATCCGGCCGCGACTCCGACATCCGCGCGGCCGCGGGTCTGACTCCGACCGGCAGCGCCGCCGCCATGGACGTGCTGTGGTTCCGGCTGACCAGGCGCGACGGCGAGGTCTACCCGTTCATCCAGGCGGGCGACGGCATGATCATCACGATAGACCGAGGCGACTTCTTCCAGATCGCGCACGTGATCCCCGCCGGCACCTGGACCGGATCCGACGGCGACGTGGTCAAGATGCGCGAACGCATCGCACGCATCTCGCCTCGCATGGCGGATGCTGTCGCCACCGTCACGGCCGACGACGTGCACCTGCTGCGGGTGCGGCTCGAGCGGCTGTGCCGCTGGTACGCCGAGGGGATGCTGTGCATCGGCGACTCCGCGCACGCGATGTCGCCGGCGGGAGGCGTCGGCATCAATCTCGCGATTCAGGATGCTGTCGCCGCTGCTCGCATCCTCGGCCCGGTGCTGCGCGCGCGCCCGCCACGGGCGAAGGACCTGCGCCGCGTGCAGCGCCGCCGCACCTGGCCGGTGCGGCTCACCCAGTTCGTGCAGCGACGGCTGCAGGGCCCGCTGATCGCGTCGCGTGCACCGGGTGCATCGTTGCCGTTCCCGCTGCGGATGCTGCGTGATCACCCGCGACTCACGTACCTCACCGGAAGGTTCGTCGGGCTGGGAGCGCGGCCGGAGTCGATCGACTGA